One Citrus sinensis cultivar Valencia sweet orange chromosome 5, DVS_A1.0, whole genome shotgun sequence genomic window, CTGCACTTTTTCTGGCAGTGGAACTAAGCAGGCTGCACATAGGTTGAAGATTTTATTTGGATTAGCTGCCCTTAAAGCGGCTGAGCTTCATGGAAATCTTACCCAGGCGCAGCGCCTTGAAGTGAGTTAATTCTGTCTTTGCATTTCCTTCACGAATCTTTGACAGGATTTTCTTAACTATTGTCCTTGTGTTCTGTATTAGATTGTAGGTCCTACGAGAAATGCTACACCTTGTTTGCCTATTGATCTGTAGTTCTTAccaattattgttttttgtgtAGGCTTTGGAACTCTTTAGGAAGCAACATGTTGATTTTTTGATTGCTACTGATGTGGCTGCTCGTGTAAGAAGATATTCTCCAGTTGTTTGCATCTGGCTCTAGTTTCATGCAGACCTTTTGTCCATTAACTCAATATTTTCTGACACTGCTCTGCAATTCCTCACACTCCCCTGCagatatcaattttttatctttcttattttcatggAATGGATTTAGAGGGGGTGAGAGTGGCAGGGAAACAATTCTATAATGTATTTATGGCTGAAATTATCAGTGTGAATCCTTCTTTGGGCTCCCTCACCTGCTTCTGTCTCATTACAAGcaataaactttaaaataattttgctctAGTTTAGTTAGCTTTAATGAAAGATAAGCTGTGTTGTTCATCTAACACTTCATTTTTGCCACCGCCTGCAGGGGCTTGACATAATTGGTGTTCAAACAGTTATTAACTATGCTTGTCCTCGGGACCTTACTAGGCAAGtaccaaattattttcttatgctGTTAGTTGGTGATATACTTATCAGCTTGAAtcgggattttttttttctgtgaaTGTTCACGTACTGTTATTCCTTTacgttaaaaattatatacaagTGGGTTATTTACCAATTTAGTGCAGTCTTTGACTTAAACCAGACACTTTACATTCCAGtgactcatttatttttgttgatttgagCAGCTATGTTCATCGAGTGGGACGTACAGCAAGAGCTGGTAGAGAGGGATATGCTGTTACTTTTGTGACGGACAATGATCGTTCTCTTTTAAAAGCCATTGTGAGTCAATACTCTACATTATATCTAGGTTGATCTGGAGTTTGCTTAACCTTTTGGCGTCTATTTTAGCTGTTACACTTTAAATAAGTTAAGTAGAGCCACCATTGTTTGTAGCCTCAATCCTGTGAAAGCCATTCGTCTAAGAAATGTTGAAATTACTTGATCGAACTATTAAACTGGTAGTTAGTTTATATCATAAgtccttttttctttatttgtctTTGCACGACAATGTGTTAGTCTATACCGTGTTCTTGGTCAATGGTGCCATATGGCTAAAAAGTTCTTAACTGTCAATTTACTTTGCAAACTCTTAAATATTTAGACATATATTATTGCTGGCTATGATTAAAACCTGAAGATGATTAACTTGGCAATTGTCATTCCTATTTATAGGCTAAGAGAGCTGGTTCCAAGTTGAAGAGCCGAATCGTCGCCGAGCAATCAATTACTAAGTGGTCTAAAATAATTGAACAAATGGAAGATCAAGTAGCTGCTATTCTTCAAGAAGAAAGGTTTTCATTATTGTATTTCCctgacaaatttttttatgaactaTTCAACTTTGCATATTTATTGTAGTTTTCCAAATACTGCAGGGAAGAGAGAATCCTGAGAAAAGCTGAAATGGAAGCAACAAAGGTGTTTGATCATACTACTATGCAACTTGTATACCTACATGTTGAGGAACAGGGTTCTGCTATTGTTAATATGGTTATTTAGTACCTGTcttttttgcttaatttttctgtttctaATAAATATCACACATTTCCATAATGCACGTAGGCAGAAAATATGATTGCTCATAAGGAAGAAATTTTTGCACGCCCTAAAAGAACTTGGTTTGTGacagaaaaggagaaaaagcTTGCAGTAAAGGCAGATAAGGTAATCTtgatcatatatataaatgtttgGGATGATTactaaatatttcttaaatcCAGTAATCATCGTTTAAGTTCTTATCAGTGTAGTTCTACTCACTCTTACAGCAAGACTTCTATATTCCTTTTTGATAGGCATCtattgaaaaaggaaaaggttCTGGAAATGAGGTGACAAGTGCTCAACAGGCTGAAGACcttaaaataaaggaaaagaggAAGCGAGAACGTGAGGTGGTTATTAGTCCAGATTTGAGTTCTATTATCCTTTTGATTGAAGATTTTTGGTTGAAATTTTGGCTGAATATACATTCGTATGCTTGTTGAGCAGAAAAATTTGCCTCGAAAGGAGCGTCGAAAATTAGAAGCAGCTAGAGAGATGTTGGAGGATGAAGATCAAGTAGACAAGTTACAAGTATGCAATTGTATTGTTTACTGTGTGTAATAGCCTTCTATAATCAAGAGTAaatggttttctttttttaatgttatccCCTATAATTGAAGAAAAGACGAGCCAAAACTTTAGATATGCACATTATCTGCATGCCTCTTTTGGAACTCTTAATACTGTTTCTGGTTTGTTATCTTGAGCTTGTCTTATCTCTTTTTTCACCCACAGTTTATACCCCAGTCTGCGATGGATAAAGATGGTTCATTATTGGACTTCTACTCAGTCTGTGCATGTGTACAGTGTAGCCATGGGTCATTATTGGACTTCTTCCCAGTCCATTTATGTTCAAGATTCTCTCTTTGACTATTTCTTATTTCACGTTCAAGCAGGTTGTCGTAATATTTGTTTCAGATTGGCATGCTTTACTCATAAATGGAATTGCAGGGTAGTGGAAAAGACAAGAAGGAAAAGGCTGGGATATCTATGGTTGACCTTGCTTACCGAAGAGCAAAAGCTGTGAAAGCCAAGCAGAAGGCTCTGGACGCGGGGAAGATTGTGAAATCAAACGGCAAGAAATCGAAACATTCTTCTCAAGAAAGTAATTCTAGGGCAAAAGAGATGCGGGAACTGTTTCATAGTGACATGAGTGAGAAAAAGCAGAAGAGAACTGGTGGTATAGGAAAGAAGCCGAAGCATTCATTTAAGAGCAAATCACGGTATGAGTTAGCTTATAATTCATTTCCTTGTTTTGGCTACTTTTTATGTTCCATTTCATCCTGCCTACTACTTGCGCGGTATTATTCTAAACTTGCAATCAAGATGTGGAGGACAGAATATATAAAGAGAACTTGGTCTAATATTATTCTGGAGTAACCATGACAAGTATGGGGCCTTGATGGTacacaaaaatatattgtttcttgCATTGCAGCCGAAGCTACTGTTATCTACCTTGACATGCTTTCCACATATGATCTTAGCTGTGTTTCACTGTAATCTTTTGTCAGTACATTTTATCTGCCCGCTTTGAGCAGTAATGGGGAAGTTCATATGCCACGTGATCGTTTATAAGAGCTCAAGTGGCTGGTCATTATTGTTAGTATTATAGGGAAATTTCCAATGTTTTATATACATGTATCTTGTACTGAGTTTGTTCATTTGCAGCTGTTGTCAAAAGCAGTCATACTGGTTACTCTAATGTGTTATGAATTCTCTCAGAGAACTCATTATTATCCGGTTATTTTTTCAGTTACAAGCGCAGATAGTACTCTAATACAAGCATTGGAGGTTTCCTGTAGTGTATCTTATGAAGAAGATATGAAGAGACTGGCGTGAAAACATATTTTGTCACTAGGGAGATATGAAGAGACTGGTGTGACGACTTATTTTGTCGCTGGGGAGATATGAAGAGGCCAGGAAGAAACTTGTATTGCAGACATTGACCTAGATATTGAGGAGATTCGGAAAATGCCTCATGGCCTctgtaaaaattttagaagatATCATATGAATTTCTAGAGTTAAATTTTCATGTTTTGcacttgaataaatttttttagtggtaggaaatttgatattttctaaTCATACTTTGttaactaatttaaatttgtaagtCATCATCacttatctttattttattttaaaataatcacgAGCTTTCTCGAAACCTCTTGTTCATATCTTTCATCAAAAGGTGTTGTTCGACAATGTTGATTTAGCAGGCCTTTTGCTAACCCGAGCGAGCATTTTAACAAAGAAGTCTGATAATATTATGAGATATGTCTATCTACTTCTTAATAAAAGTATTGAATGTTTCATACCAACGACTTTAAGAAatgaattgtaaaataattacataatttctAATGTGTGTATCGCAACTCTTGAAATATATTATGAGTTGACATTTGAGAGATGAATTTGTTGAAGGCCACAATTCTTTCGGGTATTTTGGTTCCGTATGCAATCAATGTTGTTACTTGTGTGGGGTTAGATTTGATGCCTCATGCctcaaaagtaaattaaactcGAGAATTCCATAAACACTAAGCCTGCCTTATATCTTGAAGTTCTAAAAATAAGTACAATCGACTTTAAATGTGTTGTGCAAAGCATCATCCTAATTAATTTACAAGGCGTTGTGCACACAATAGCTTAAGATTCAAAGAGTATGCTACTAATTGCGCAACCAATAGATGTGCTTCATTAGCTATAAATAGCCATCACCATTTGTAATTACATTCAATTTAAGAATCAAttgagaaatgaaataaagaagCACTTTTAATACTTCTCAATTAAATTCATCACATCTATCAGCACGACTATGCTTTAGTATAAGAAGTATCTTATTCCCTTATactctttattttatctatttatttaataaaactatcCTATAAGTATGCTCTATAGTTGccattaaattgaattttccaCATCATAAAATAAGGATGGGTATAATATTTCTGCGTTTATTTTCTACAAACATTATCAGCAAAGTCTAAAGACAAAATATTGAAGATAAAGGCTTAGAGGATCAATCATGAATTGGGATGAAAGTACCTTAACAAAACTCGTGTATCTACAACAAAgtaaacaatgataaaatgtatgtatgtatatatttgttatgaaaaaaaaaaacaatgatgATTTTTGTTCATTAAATTTACCGCACCAACAattatcatatattttaaactcTTGGCAGGTGATATGTTTACCACACGTTTTGCAGAGTATTACTTTGATGAGATATGTTTTCCTCCATTAGGAGAGAGAAAATACCTCTTGGGGTAAGGCATGATCTTTCTGAGAAAGTATCAAGTAGGTCTTATTTATATCAAACCtgtatttgtaaaaaatttaaactaccAAATTTGCCTGTAACTATTGcaggtttttatttttatttatttttaaatcttttgcAAGTTTTAACAACTACCAAATTTACCTACAATctacaatgatttttttgagGGTTCCaacatttaaaatcacaaatattaaaaaaatactttcaataatacataaaaaattaatataattcaaattattaatttttagcgtaacctaaaaaatttacataagaTACTCAATTCTATATttatcaatataaataaaaaattaaagtttcaatattaaaacaaatacataaaatatgtcaatctaacataaaatatttttgttagcAAACCATCATTACTAAAATCATTGCCTTGcttcatttttaatcaatgTACAAGTATTGCCAACAATattaacaagtaaattttaaacaGCTACtgttaacaattatttaaacaaataaaaatctaactTTAGTGAGCAATCACTAGGTTCAAGTCATTaaagcaaaacaaacaaaactaatcaaattaaaataaaataaaatattagcaatattaaacttgaaaattatgaatatatatgtatgtatataattaTTCTCAAATGCGAGtatcctcatttttttaaaatatgtacaAGATGTTAACCGCGTAgcttaatagaattaattttcagtGCACTATCGAACTGTacaaattaatagtattaaaaacTAACTTTATTAAACAACAAGACTTAATAGTGTATttgtatgaaaaatatgagCGCACTGACACTAGAAAATgactacacacacacacacacactagaACGAGTCGGGCATGCAGATGCAGTGAGTTAGACtatgttttataaattaagaagaTTAGGGCATGAGTAATATTTTTAGCTTACGTGTATTTAtgcttaaatttattaatgtaatttttataattaaaactaaaagcataaataaataaaaatgcgGGTCGGCAGATACCcacatgatttttttctcaataataaattcattcgTAACTCGCAAcagatttaaatttgaaattctaaaCCAACCTGCAATGTGAAAAATTACTTGCAGCAGGTGGGTTCGTAGATAATTTTGCTATTCATATCTCTATGTAAAGTGcgaacaataatttatttgtaactaTTAGCAAATGCATCTATGGATACGATAAATGTACCCAAGTCAGCTATTAATGTACCTTGTAGATCATTGTTGCTCTTGAGGAATAATTTATGAGCATCTAAGAAATTGTCTACTGTATGCTTGAAGTGTGGTAGACTACTTTGTTCAAAGATTCCTTAAAGAGAGGAAGGTTATTAGTCATGGTCCTGCTGTAAATTAGGCTCCAAATGAATGAATGGTCTTCGAAAAATTATCAGAGACCTTGATGAAATAATATCTCTATGAATATAAGGTCTTGATAAGATCTAGACTTAGTGAAGTTTCTATTGACTTTGGGTAATATTTTAGAAGGCATTTGGTCTTTGATGAGATCAAAAATCCTAAAAGACCTTTTAATTGGTATtagcttaaaaaaatgaaatgtcTTTACTTACACATGAAAGAGTGGAATCATAAAAAATGTTCTCGTTGATTTTTTGTGTTCACAAGTAGCTATTGaaatatgagtaatgatatagctacaaactcttgtacaaacttattttgtacaaactgacgtggcatgataagattggttgaataaaaatataaaataataaaaacaaatcatgtgggccaagtgatatttaattcaaccaatcttatcatgccacgtcagtttgtacaaaataagtttgtacaagagtttgtgactgtatcattactcttgaAATATAGTTTAGtattaagattattttatcttgtgaactaacaaaaattttagatCTTGATGGTGATGaatatgcaatttttttttttattagccTTATAAAACTCATATGTGGACAAGAtatcttttctaattattttgtagGACTATTAACAACAACTTCCTTACATCAACATATGAGGtgatattgtattgtattcACATATGTTAGTATTAGGGGAAGAACCGAGCAACCATCAAGAGCGTTGATCGATGGAGCACTGATTAGGAGCTTAATCTCTCTTGAGAAGAACTTACGCAAATAATCTAGACAAATGTGCATTgtactctttttttcttgacTAGGTTTTGATCCCTCCAGGTTTTAGAGGCAAAGGTTTTGAGCGAGGCAGttcattaaatcatatttcttTTGCCTGGGGTTTTTCTCCtatatgatttttctttagcaAATGTTAAGTACAATTCATCAAGTGGTAGATATTCAAGAGAAAGTGTTACGAGATATATCTATCCAccttttgataaaaatattgtgtgTTTCACATTAATGACTTTACGAaatgaattacaaaaataactacATGATTTATGATGTGTGTATATCACACTTCTGAAAACATATTATAAATTGCGTATCACACTAATTGATTCACAAAATTTTATGAGGACAACaccttaaaatttaaagagtgTGTTACTGAATGCATGACTAATTTATATACTTCATTAGTTATATATAACCATCACCATTTGTAATTACGTTTAATTCATAAATGAATTGAGAAATGAAATAGAGAACCACTTTGTATACTTCTTAATTAGATTCACgatatataattgttatttcttgATTTGTATGAATGGTAgggttaaataaaaaaataaatagaagcTACTTGTGATAAGTTGCTGGGGGGATTATAAACGAATGGTAATGCTGGTGACAGAGAATCAGTTTTCGCGCCAGCGGGGTCCTTCGATGCAATTTCTTTGTGTTACCCTCTGCATTCTGCAAGGCCTCCATCAATTCAGGTGCCAATCCAAATGCATCCACGCGTACCAAGTTTTTCTTATTAACGAAGTATAGATATAAGACTTTTGTTATATTACATAATGATGTAACATACATGATTATGTAGCAACcgtttaatgaaaatttaatagttgtagaaatataagataataaaatcatattatttatataattgttgaattttcatCTAACGATTGTTAAATAATCATATATGTTACATCATTAGGTAACATAATAATCTCCTTAATATAATATACAAGCGCCAAGTGTGTAGAATTTACTAAatcttagatttttttttggggggggggggggggggggatttTTTTCGGGTAGGCTGCGTGTATATCAACAATTGGGCATTAGCGTTGACCGTCCGTGACGGTGACGTTTGCGGGAGTGCAGTTGCCGACTGCGTGTGACTTTTCTTTGATACAGAAACTGAGTGCATGTACAAGCTGCCAATTTTGACAAAAGAGGGATGATTTTCATCTATTAAACTCGCAATTTTTGGTGGATCTTACCAAAACACAAGACTCGtactattaatatatatatatatatatatagaacgATTGAGGCACGGATGTCATGATCTATAATATAAGATTCGAGAACGTCCGCAGCAGATTTCAAGGCAAGCTAAATTGAGATTAACGGGCAAAAATAGAAGTTAATTGGGACAAATCCTTAGCTTAGGTTTGCTTTCCCCTACAGCACGCAGGACAAAAGCACGGGAGAATATAACAGCCCAAACTCTAAAGAGCCAATCAGAGATGAATGTCCAACTTTCAATCTTTCATCACTGCCCATGGAATTCCTTTCAAGCACCACagacaaacaaacaaacaaacatggTAGAAAAGACAAGCTCCTTTAAATTTCTGTGATGTATACGGGAAAAGTTACAGCTACAGCCTACATGTACCATGTCTTACTATGGTTGCAAACTTGCAATGGCCTTCTATTAAACacagaaatgaaaaatttgaaataaaacaaagttaataacaattaaaccTAACTTTTCCTTCAGCAATTAATCTCACGAACTATATTACAATCATAATCCCCTCGTTTTATTGAGTTCTAATTCCCCTCCCGTTAGAGCCAATGGGCTTTAATCGCTCTTCTCAATCAGCTTGATTGGATATTTGAACTGATTCCGAGAGAGGCAGAAGCAAAGATGAATATAAACTTACTAATTCCATGGAGGCTGCTGATGTCTATAATTTAACGAGTAGGTTTCCCACCCACCATCCGGTTCTTTTCTCTTCCCGCCAGCCCCAGAACTTGAGGAGGGTTGTGAGCTGGTCCTCAAATGCTCCTCCATCGACCTGCCTTGACCTGGCATGAAAAGCTGCCTCAAACCAAGAGAGTCTCTGTTTCCTCCCTCAGTTGGGAAACCAGAATTAAGGTCAAAGTTAGGGCGTAACGGCCCAGTTATAGCAGAGGGCGCACCAGCCACGCTCACAATAAATGGTGGCGGTTGGGAGTAAGATGGTGGGACAGCTGCTGCAGAACCCACAATCTGAGGTACAACAGGGGCTCCTCTTGAGTCCACCATATAAGGAATTGTGCTACCAGGTCCATACATTGGTGAAGAGTAAGACAACGTAGATGCTGCTGCAAATCCATTGTACCCAAAAAGAGGAGAATTAGAGTAAGCTGCGGGCGGGCCCAATCCCAAAACACCTCCACCTCTTGCCAGGTTGCCATCCATTGCAGTCTCAAGAGATTTGCCATTTGGCAAGCATGAAATCTGAGGAATAAACTCCTTCCTATTGACTTCCACTCTGGCACCCATGATAGATATGACAGGATCATCTGGTTTAGGCAATCCAAAAGGATTAACACTTTGAGAAGATTTACCGTGATAGGGCCCTGGATCTGGCGTATCATTCTGCAAAAAGGGTCTATCATTCAAGTCAAAGTTCCTCAGCAAAGGCTGCATTGACGATGATGAGGAAGCAGGAGACGGGCTGCGATGGCCATTCCGGTTATAGAGAAGCCGTCTCTCCATCCTCAAATCTGAAGGAGGAGCATCACTATCATCACTGATACGATTTAAATCCAGATTGAGCCTCTCCGATCTTCTTGGACTCACTTCCACGGAAGATTCTGCAGATTGGAGGCCAGATGAGACTGGAATCTGTTTCTCCGGTATAAGATCAGCAAGTTTCTCATCTTCAGACTCGGCCACATTCAGGTCAATATCAAGGCAGTCCTGCCTCTGTTTTGAACTGTTGTTGGCGCCCCCAACAATGAGAGTTGTCTTATCACTGTCAGAAATTCGGCGAGGGGACGCTGGACGGAAAGCACTAGTAGCAGCTGTTCCTTTCCATCCAAGAGTCCCCTCAAACTGCAAAGGGGCTACAGGCAATCCAGGAGCTACCGCTGGTCTTGAAGCAGAAACAACAGAAACAGGAGTAGAGACATGGTTGACAGGATTAACAGGATTATCCATATCATCTGAACAGACTTCTTGATTCAGATCAAAATCACAAAGGCCTTTATCTCGGTTAACCTCAGGTTCTCGAGCCGCTTCTGTCACCTGAGAGGAATCCATATCAGCAATGCCATTTTCTGGTTCAGCTACTCTATTGTCTGAGTTAATTAACTGCCCCTCACCCTCAGGATATGCCTCAGCAGAATAATTTCGTTCCGTTGGCAGCTCCTTCACTGGAACCTCATCCGCTAGATCCAGTTTTTCATTTACAGAATCTGGGCTTTCCGGTGGCCTAATTCCACCACCCAAAATTTTATCAGAAGAACTGCATGATGGTTCTCTATATTCCAAGGCAACTTTTCGAGCAACTTCCAAGGCATCAACTATGCCATACTCAAGTTCAATATCAGACTCTCTCCTATTAGTTGCATCAGGATTCCGGGTAGCCATTGtagcttttgaaaaatgaaaatcatttcTTGAATCAGAATCTCCATCACTAACATGATCCTTGTCTTTATCAGCTGCTCCAATGTCTTTTATCCTGGAAAAAGAAGTCTCTAAATCCTTATGTTTTCCATATGTACACTCATTGCCAGAAGAATCCTGCATGGCATCAGATTGATAATCATCATCTTCACCAGTTGGCTTGAACATTGGTGTGCTGCAATTGTTTATGACTTGCACATCATCCATCCTATTTTTTGGCTCAGATGCAAGCTTCCTCAGATCACCAAGAGCAGGATCTTTTGGATCCAAGTCACCCTCATCAGTATCAAAATGCTTTCCTACAGCTGATCCAGTCATAATTTCATGAGCACTTGCAACCTCCACAGCCGAAGAAACATTTCTAGACTCCACCGTACTAGAGGAGGCAAATGCTTTTTCACAGATATTTTCCGGGAAGCTGCT contains:
- the LOC102609280 gene encoding DEAD-box ATP-dependent RNA helicase 28 isoform X3, producing MELNLSRPLLRACEALGYSKPTPIQAACIPLALTGRDICGSAITGSGKTAAFALPTLERLLYRPKRIPAIRVLILTPTRELAVQVHSMIEKIAQFTDIRCCLVVGGLSTKMQETALRSMPDIVVATPGRMIDHLRNSMSVDLDDLAVLILDEADRLLELGFSAEIHELVRLCPKRRQTMLFSATLTEDVDELIKLSLTKPLRLSADPSAKRPSTLTEEVVRIRRMREVNQEAVLLSLCSKTFTSKVIIFSGTKQAAHRLKILFGLAALKAAELHGNLTQAQRLEALELFRKQHVDFLIATDVAARGLDIIGVQTVINYACPRDLTSYVHRVGRTARAGREGYAVTFVTDNDRSLLKAIAKRAGSKLKSRIVAEQSITKWSKIIEQMEDQVAAILQEEREERILRKAEMEATKAENMIAHKEEIFARPKRTWFVTEKEKKLAVKADKASIEKGKGSGNEVTSAQQAEDLKIKEKRKREREKNLPRKERRKLEAAREMLEDEDQVDKLQGSGKDKKEKAGISMVDLAYRRAKAVKAKQKALDAGKIVKSNGKKSKHSSQESNSRAKEMRELFHSDMSEKKQKRTGGIGKKPKHSFKSKSRYKRR
- the LOC102609950 gene encoding uncharacterized protein LOC102609950; this encodes MTLEDFFSLTKMKDGLTVPSRVEELVGIMQKEKDLVVKNIGDATRQWAVVASALSATENRDCLDRFIQLDGLGLIDRWLKQVQKFGNNTNEGFVEESITAMMGALEKLHIDYELSVSSGIWITVKSLLGHSSSQVQDRARALFDSWNQGRVSEALDHDVKCVGFSQDDNTAVSSIQANESRTESSAIDVPLPQGSVNEENNGAEPSGPEKLPVNSECLQPEKEEDVKTKTDNNELCSHGKLDDTDMEDKPPDHVATSKLSNSVLENSAMEDKFPEGTVETISSVEACRSPAPKQCCKEEQSDTLKTNEFSKDEKHVPKVSSFPENICEKAFASSSTVESRNVSSAVEVASAHEIMTGSAVGKHFDTDEGDLDPKDPALGDLRKLASEPKNRMDDVQVINNCSTPMFKPTGEDDDYQSDAMQDSSGNECTYGKHKDLETSFSRIKDIGAADKDKDHVSDGDSDSRNDFHFSKATMATRNPDATNRRESDIELEYGIVDALEVARKVALEYREPSCSSSDKILGGGIRPPESPDSVNEKLDLADEVPVKELPTERNYSAEAYPEGEGQLINSDNRVAEPENGIADMDSSQVTEAAREPEVNRDKGLCDFDLNQEVCSDDMDNPVNPVNHVSTPVSVVSASRPAVAPGLPVAPLQFEGTLGWKGTAATSAFRPASPRRISDSDKTTLIVGGANNSSKQRQDCLDIDLNVAESEDEKLADLIPEKQIPVSSGLQSAESSVEVSPRRSERLNLDLNRISDDSDAPPSDLRMERRLLYNRNGHRSPSPASSSSSMQPLLRNFDLNDRPFLQNDTPDPGPYHGKSSQSVNPFGLPKPDDPVISIMGARVEVNRKEFIPQISCLPNGKSLETAMDGNLARGGGVLGLGPPAAYSNSPLFGYNGFAAASTLSYSSPMYGPGSTIPYMVDSRGAPVVPQIVGSAAAVPPSYSQPPPFIVSVAGAPSAITGPLRPNFDLNSGFPTEGGNRDSLGLRQLFMPGQGRSMEEHLRTSSQPSSSSGAGGKRKEPDGGWETYSLNYRHQQPPWN